AGTTTCCGAAATTGCGCGCAACGCGTTCGAATATGCGGCGGGCGGTACCGTCGAATTCTATTTAGACCGCGACGATCGCCCGTCGTTTCGGATCATCGTCACGGACAAGGGCAGAGGGATCAAGAATCTCGAGGACATCTGGGACGGGACGTTCGTATCTGCATCAGGTATGGGCGTGGGCATAGCCGGCTCTCGGCGGCTGTTGGACGATCTGAAGATCGAGAGCTCTGACACCGGAACAACCGTAGTTATGCTCAAGTATCTTCCACGCGGGCGGCCCGTCCCGGCACAGAAAATAATCGCCGACCACCTTGCGGCACTCGGTCCACAGGATGCAAGTTCCGCTCTGCACGCGCAGAATCACGAGATGATGCGCCTTCTCAACGAGCTACGCGAACGCGAGCGCGAGCTCAGCCAGCTAAATCAGGAGTTGAAGGAGACCAATCGCGGCGTCATGGTTCTGTACGCGGAACTCGAGGACCGCGCGCAGGAGCTGCAGCAAGCCTCAGAGATGAAATCGCGTTTTATCTCGGGAGTGACCCATGAGCTGCGCACGCCGCTCAACTCCATCGTTTCATTGGCCGGACTACTGATTCGGCGAATCGATGGCGAGTTGAGCGCGGAACAAGAGAAGCAGGTGCTCTTCATTCAGCGCTCTGCGCAGAACCTGACGGAGATGGTCAACGATCTTCTCGACCTGGCGAAGATTGAAGCGGGCAAAGTCACGCCACGGCCATCCGAGTTCACGATCGCCGAGTTCTTCGCCGCGTTGCGCGGTATGTTTCGCCCACTCGCCATGAACGAGAATGTCCAGCTCATCATCGAAGACAGTCCCATAGTGTCAACCCGCCTCTACACGGACGAAGGCAAACTGGCGCAGATACTTCGGAACTTCATCTCCAATGCACTCAAGTTCACTGAGCGGGGCACGGTTCATGTAAGAGCGAACCTCACGCGCGATGGCGGTGTTCGCTTCTCGGTGAGGGACACGGGGATCGGCATCGCGCCGGAACACGCAGAACTCGTCTGGCAGGAGTGGGGACAGGTTGAAAGCGATCAGCGGCCCCGCCATAAGGGCAGCGGTCTCGGCCTTCCGCTGTCGCGCCAGCTTGCTGGGCTGTTGGGCGGGAAGACCTGGCTTGAATCCACTCTCGGCGAAGGCTCGACCTTTTATGTTGAGATCCCGACGGCAGTAAAATCATCAACTGTTCGGCCCGAGCCGGTTAAGAGCGAGGCAACGATGCTCATCATCGACGACGATGAGGTCTCGCGGTACATCCTTCGTCGCACACTCGTTACGCTGACCAGTGCGAAGCTCCTCGAGGCATCTTCTCTCGTCGAAGCTCGCCGCTGCCTGGCAACATATCATCCCAGCGTCATCTTCCTGGACATCGTCATGCCAGAGGAGAACGGACTTGCTTTCGCCGAGGAACTGGGAGAGAACGAAGACACCGCTGAACTGCCAATCGTGCTCGTCAGCTCCAAGGTGCTAACGCCCGAGGAAGAGGCGTACATCCAGCGCCGTTCGCTCGTTTACATCAATAAGGATCACGGCGACGCAGAAGATCAACGCGTAGCTTTGGAGCGCGTGCTCCTGAACCTCGGCATGAGCGATCTTCACGAATCGAGGGAGGCGCATTGATACATCACAAGAAGCGGCCGATCCTCTACGTGGACGATACCGTCGAGCAGCGCTACGCCATGCGTCGGATCCTCGAGACGGAGGGTTTTGACGTGCTCGAGGCTGGAACAGGCAAGGAAGCCCTCAAACTAATGGAAAGGGACCCGGCGCTTGCGGTCGTGGACGTCAGACTTCCCGACATCAGCGGATATGAGCTATCGCGGCAGATGAAAGAGATGTCGCCTCATCTCCAGGTGCTGCAGGTATCGGCAAGCTTCAGCGATCCCGAGTTGCGAGTCTCGGGGCTGTCTGGAGGCGCTGACGCTTACCTCGCTCAGCCGGTGTATCCCTCCGAACTTGTCACTTTGATTCGCCGCATGCTGCGCACAGCGGACGCGGAAGAGGCACTTCGTTTTCTCGCAACCATCGGCACGCGCCTGAGCGAATCGCTGTCCATTTCGGATACCGCAACCAACATCTGCGAGGCGATCGTTCCGCGGTTCGCAGACCGATGCCGGATATTCCTGGAGAAGTCTCCCGGACGCGCAGCGTCTTACTTCCCGATAGGGAAACGCGACGATGAGGACCTGATTGCGGCAATGAAGCCGCATTCGGCAATAACAACCGTCTGCATGGCAAATAGTCGGTTGCTTGTGGCACCGCTTTCGAGTGGTACGAGGTCCATCGGTTTGATCGCATTTCAATTGGATCAGGATCGCGAGTACACGGAGTCAGACCTCATCCTGGCCGATGATCTCGCGAACAGAGCAGCCTTGGCTCTGCAGAACTGCATCCTGTTTTCTTCCGAGCAACTGACCCGCTCTGCTCTGGTTCAATCCGAGAAACTCGCGACTGCGGGACGAATGGCCGCTGCCATAGCACACGAGATTAACAACCCGCTCGAAGCTCTCACCAATTTGCTCTACATCGTTGAAAGTTCGAATGGAGCGACCGAATCGATTCGAGAGACGGCCGGTGCTGCTCTCGCAGAGGTGACCCGTATTGCTCACATTACACGGCAGACATTGAGCTTTTATAGGGACATGCGAACGCCGATGACTCTGAACCTCTCCCAGAGTGTCTCGGACACGCTCCAGCTCTACATCAGGCGATTCACAGACAAAAGGATTGCGATCGAGCTCAAACTCGACGAGAAGGTTCAGATCAAAGGCGTAAAGGGAGAGATACGACAGGTTGTCGCGAACCTGTTGACGAATGCAGTTGAGGCGATGGAGCCCGACGGGAACATGCAGCTCGCGGTCTTCGAAGACCAACAGGACGCGGTTCTTTCTGTCTCCGATTCGGGGCCCGGCATAAGCGAGGAGCTGATCGGAAAGATCTTTGAGCCGTTCTTCACAACCAAACAGGGAACGGGAACCGGTCTGGGGCTCTGGATCACGCAGACGATTGTCGAAAAGCATGGGGGCAAGATTCGGGTCTCAACCAAGCGGGGCATCACGGATCATGGAGCGTCGTTTGAGGTCAGGTTCGCGAAGGCGTAGCTCGTGAGTTCATCGGCTGAACGGCTGTAAAAGCGTATGCCACCGATATTTGGCGAGACGTAATCGACGAGTTGACCCGAAGCCTGGGCGAGCGAAGACAAAACTTGCGTCGAGAAAACAAAGAACCCGATCGCTTTTATTCATGTTGGGCGATGGATGCGGGCGCGCAATCGAAGACAGCATAGTGTTGCGGTGCGGAAGATGAGACGCGGCCATATTGCGGGAAAAAATCGGCCTCGTCGAGCCTCGGAAAAGAGGCCGCTCGTGAAATTAGGAACCCGTTTTCCTAAGGCGATAGAGGCGTGTCTGTAAGATGTTCATAATAGACGTCTTATTTTTAGTGACCGTTCTCTCGGATTTTGTTTGACACCCTTGAAATTGTTCGCCTAAGATTGCGGGCGAACTCAAAAACACATCGTTGGTGAAGTCAGGCTAACGAGCAGGAGTACTTTGATGGCCAGTCAATCGATTGCAATCAACTCAGACCCAATAGCGAAAGTTCACAGGGACGTGACAAGAGCTCGTTCTGTCACGCGGGCCATCTGGAGCAGCTTAATCCTGACGCTGGCTGTGATCGGTTTGCTGAGCCCGCGTACAGCGGTGGCGCAGGTGGATCAGGGTGCCATCATCGGCGTGGTCACGGACTCGAGCGGCGCAGTGATCCCGAATGCCCAAGTGACGGTTACGGAGACGGACACCGGGCTGGTGCTGAAGGCGAAGACGAACGGCAGCGGAAATTACTTCTTCTCGCCGATCAAGATTGGAAACTACACGGTTAGCGCCTCGGCACCGGGCTTTCAAACGACCGAGGAGAAAAACGTCGCCGTTCACGTTCAGGACCGGCTGAACATTCCTCTCCATCTGCAGCCGGGCAAGGTGAATGAGACCGTTGTTGTCACTTCGACGGCGCCGCTAATGCAAACGCAAACGGCTGAAG
This Acidobacteriaceae bacterium DNA region includes the following protein-coding sequences:
- a CDS encoding ATP-binding protein, with the translated sequence MHRNSSSRLLCVTLAVETDFLLARQRAKQIAHILGFDGQDQTRIATAVSEIARNAFEYAAGGTVEFYLDRDDRPSFRIIVTDKGRGIKNLEDIWDGTFVSASGMGVGIAGSRRLLDDLKIESSDTGTTVVMLKYLPRGRPVPAQKIIADHLAALGPQDASSALHAQNHEMMRLLNELRERERELSQLNQELKETNRGVMVLYAELEDRAQELQQASEMKSRFISGVTHELRTPLNSIVSLAGLLIRRIDGELSAEQEKQVLFIQRSAQNLTEMVNDLLDLAKIEAGKVTPRPSEFTIAEFFAALRGMFRPLAMNENVQLIIEDSPIVSTRLYTDEGKLAQILRNFISNALKFTERGTVHVRANLTRDGGVRFSVRDTGIGIAPEHAELVWQEWGQVESDQRPRHKGSGLGLPLSRQLAGLLGGKTWLESTLGEGSTFYVEIPTAVKSSTVRPEPVKSEATMLIIDDDEVSRYILRRTLVTLTSAKLLEASSLVEARRCLATYHPSVIFLDIVMPEENGLAFAEELGENEDTAELPIVLVSSKVLTPEEEAYIQRRSLVYINKDHGDAEDQRVALERVLLNLGMSDLHESREAH
- a CDS encoding ATP-binding protein, whose amino-acid sequence is MIHHKKRPILYVDDTVEQRYAMRRILETEGFDVLEAGTGKEALKLMERDPALAVVDVRLPDISGYELSRQMKEMSPHLQVLQVSASFSDPELRVSGLSGGADAYLAQPVYPSELVTLIRRMLRTADAEEALRFLATIGTRLSESLSISDTATNICEAIVPRFADRCRIFLEKSPGRAASYFPIGKRDDEDLIAAMKPHSAITTVCMANSRLLVAPLSSGTRSIGLIAFQLDQDREYTESDLILADDLANRAALALQNCILFSSEQLTRSALVQSEKLATAGRMAAAIAHEINNPLEALTNLLYIVESSNGATESIRETAGAALAEVTRIAHITRQTLSFYRDMRTPMTLNLSQSVSDTLQLYIRRFTDKRIAIELKLDEKVQIKGVKGEIRQVVANLLTNAVEAMEPDGNMQLAVFEDQQDAVLSVSDSGPGISEELIGKIFEPFFTTKQGTGTGLGLWITQTIVEKHGGKIRVSTKRGITDHGASFEVRFAKA